The Solanum lycopersicum chromosome 8, SLM_r2.1 DNA segment cctatttttctaaattaaataagTCCAATTCATAATTAGTAAAACATAAATAGATCTTCAATTTTCTTAGTAAATTTACTTTGTGATTAATTTATAAACAATTTAAAGCGAGagttagaatttaaaatttatttattaattttgaatttatcatcgtatttataattcattaatataagatattaacaaaaatgataagaTTTCGAactcatcatcataatatagcTCCATCCTTAcaaataagaaatgaaaaaaaatcaacaaattaattaagagaTTCCTTGGAAATATGCTTCCATATCAGTTTAATTTATGAGACAAAGATTACTAGTTGTTTTACTAAGTGATTTTTGATGAGGATGAAGATTTCTCTCATAATTTGTACCACATTTTTCTCCTATTGCCAAACAATAAGTATTAAAGGAAGGTCCACTTTTATGTACctatttctccttttttttttttttataattattagtatcTTTAATCATTCCTAAATATAGCCAAGTTGGCAAGTTGTATTTTTGGCATGAATATTGACCTTTGGCCTACATGAAAGATGGAGTCACTTggactttaattttaatttcttatgtcAAGTGGTTAGTGTTCCTCAAGTGCTTTACAAAATCAATTGATGTCCTTTCAATTACCCACTATGTTGTTGgtataatttgaagttgattttcTTGTTCATAAAAAAGTACTAGTAAAATTTACATACCCTCCCaagtattatttattatttatttttaaataaaatttgaaaaatattttaattcaatggTCATGAAAGACAAAATTATCTCAAAGAGTATATATTATAATCCAACATCCTATATAGAAAATACACCaatgttttgataaaaatttcataCAGATTTTACCTAATATAAATTTCAGATTGGTTTGACCTAATAACAATGACTAAATACGGaataaatgtaatttaattttaacacaaaattagaattacgagatttataaatataatataaaacttAATATCAATATCCCAATCTCGATAATCTAATTACTTTTCAAATATGAATATTGTATCAAATATAATTAGAGAATACATTTAATATAGTATCacacaataaaatttaaagaagataaaatatacaaagtaataatataaacaaaTCTACTTCAGAAATAAAGTAAAACAATTATTATCGAGAGCCTCATCGTTTTCAAAAAGAATTCCCTTCAGAgagttttcttctttctttcaattttggTCTTTTTCCCATGGGGGTGGGGAGAGTGTATGGATGAGTTAGTCcatcttatttatataaaaaagggataattaATGCATCAGCGTCCTTTCAATTTATGCTCGAAATTGTAGAGatatacttatactatactaaagtttTATTacttttctaaatttattttattaataattttttatcttttttcggTCTATGTAGCACCATCTTGTGAATCCAATgcgaattgatttttttttaaaactagtgtcatgtaggccgaaaagaaatagaaaattatcTATAAAATAAGTCCAGAAAAATAATAAGACCTTGATATAAAATAAGTATGTCTTTAAAATTTCGAATATAAATTTGATCAGGgaatacttatatatttttctccgTAAAAGATAAAGCTTTTATCCGATCAAACGGAGAACATagatattattcaaaaaaatataagttgaaTGATGAGTAAGCAAGTAGAATATACTCAATTGTTTTTGactattcatatcgagtataacACAGCACATTACATATCAACTTTATGTGATTACGTTATTCAGGATTTGTGCCCCCACCAATCTCttcatccattttttttttaaaaggataaatattttcttatcaGGTAGTGATCTAAGGTAATATTGACTTTTTTGTTGGTCCACTACTTGGTTAAATTTGCTCTCTAGTGGCTCTGAATCaacaattataaatatatatattgtaatcaAGTGGTAGAGAAATAGTTTGCATTACCAATAATGAGAGGGGCATAATgattaatgaaatgattatatcataaaaattagtaaaatagtgaaaatttaaattattaatcgataaaattattaatattcgaaagaaaaaatatattattgataataatCTATAATATTTCACGAAAAATAGCTTATTTCTAttagtgtgtgtgtatatttttgttattcacgCACCTCAAGAAAAATACTAATTAATCACCAACTACATCTTATGAAAGCGTTGAATTTGTCTATAAAAACTTAAAGtatttgctttattttttcaataatttgcagatcaataaattaaaatttaacagAAAAAATATCATTGACCAATGTGGGAGGCCTTTACACATGTCAAAGTTTTGGACACGTTTCTTGACTAGGGACACATGTCACATTAGCCTGATTAACATGTGTCATGTTCTAATTGAGTAACTATTATTCATCCACTTataaatactttaatttattacGTATTAATCTAATTATTTATCCTCATTCTAATTTGTTGACGTTTTCTTATTACTACATCGCCTATAGGTTTGTTTTAATCTTGAAAAAACACTCAAACATTTACTTAAATAAAGTTATTAAAACAATGACTAAACTCTATTTAGACGTTTGTTACGTAttgttttataatatataattatactataatatttaaataaattataatatttttattataacataattatCGCATAATGTCACATAGCAATAATTTATTACTACTAATAAACGCAGCTTCcagaaaaacaaatataaaatatatttagtgcAGGGTCTAGTTTAATTTTGCCAGAAATGCACATGCAATAATTGCTTAAATATGATTTCTTAATTTGCTTCTGTTTGATAAACTGTCTAATAATTCCAAGACATTATAATTAAACCCATACGAATACAGCTTGGTACCAATCCCATTATCAAGATTCCTATttgacatgaaaataaaaaaaaatatgaaaaaaaaatgatatatacaaTTTTGTAATATCAAATAATCAAGTCTGAAAATCAATTAAGATTCTTCATAAagctaaattaaagtataaGTAGAACTACTATATTATATAGCAATTGCAGCAAGCATccaaaatatatgatttaaagTGATTAGTGAAATTGCTTTGTTAATCACAATACACATGctttaatcttaaaaattacCCAAACCTTGCGTTGCTATTAAGTATCTACATGTCAGATTTATGTAGCAAATTAAGCAAACACGTATTTAATTCAACTAATCAAGATGCATTACGTCgaaattttttcttataatgtCAATGTACGTAAATTAGCCTGCATCTCCAATTGTTTTTTTTAGGAAATATATAAGAATATGATTTGCTCAATCGAATTGAaatatgaaagcatgaaaaagtatttatatttaaaacttttaagtcaaatttagaAAGATCttttaaatgaattttcaaGTGTTCAATATGCTGATAAGTTAAgcatttaaaatatatcatcgtctataaaattatatgtattaaCTTTAATGAATGGTAAAATCTCATAATTGTTCTAATCAAGGCTAATGCtgtaactaaaaaaaatcatattttatataattaacttaCTTAATAGATATTCGAAAATACACGTAAACAATTTACCTAAtgtaattcatatatattgaaCAAACGTTTGCTACTCTTTTCTgttgagaaaaataatataattaaaagcaCTTTGATTATTGAGCTTTCCATTTTAAGATTACAAATTTCATTAtagttatataaatattataatatattttaaattataaaaaaaaactatttaaattttatctccactcaaaataaatttatttacatgaattagaagagagatggttataatttataaacagCCACTTCCAGGCCAGCTTAACATAATACTTTCACTattaacaatatttatttatttatttatttgttgaaaaaaaagagttgCTTCGTTGTCCATTACTACCTCATTAACTAATTATGTTATTGGAAGAAAATAATTCATAGAAAAGACCCCACATCATAGTATTGACTATATTAACATGTCAATCTACTCTCTCGGTTCAATTTAAGCATCTTTTGATTTGACTGCCCacataatttaaaagataaattaaatttttgaaattttacgACTTTATACTAAAAATGGGTGTAGCTATATTTTCAACTCTTGCTCTTAAactcataaaataaatactaataggataaaaaataatcttgaattatAAATTGATATCTAATTTGATTGTTATATTTAGAATAACTTATTCCACCatttatacaataataataaaataaattatcccacatatatgatgaaataaattatcTAGAATAACTAACTATTTCAGAATAATTAATCTATGgataactttattttaagtgAGTATAAGAAAGTACTTACTTTATTTATTGGGTTTGTGACCTTTCTTGATTGGTACATACAAGAATCTTGGGGGATGGTGGGCACAATAGAGTAGGATTTGGCTCTACATTTTATATTACCCTATGGGGACACTCCCATATGTactatactttttttattttatttaattattagagGAGGCAAAAGAGGACCCTCTTATCTAAATTCATTCATCAGCTCTTTTGCTGAATATAGAATTATGATCAGTCCAAGACAAAGAACTTGCTGGAAAAACACTCACCCCcctatcaaaaataaaaaaaagtgttcAATAGATTCGAAGTatatttataagttttttttaaaaagataatccATAATcactattatatttgttatagtttataaataatacaaaaaataaaaatcatgttaaattaatattatgtaaTAAAGTTAGACTCAAAATCGATCGCGAATAATTATCGTGGAAAGACCATTCTTCTCTATCACAAAAGATGGTGAATCTCTGTCCTTAAAGTTTGAACTACACCTGCGTATGTTGTGCATTGCTTTCTTTGTCTCATGTATTAGTTGTTTAtatgattcaaaataaattttaaattaagatgaaattaattaattttgttttattttatttttataattatttttaaaaaaaaatatagacaagtttgtaaaatttttgaaaagttatttaaaatgtaaataagtaaaattattattcttttatttgtaaatttttaagaAGCGTGTcatgtaaaaaataaatgactaaTATGAAACGACGAGAATACTATCCGCTCTGAGCATTATCCTTAAACAATTTCTCCTGTCTGTTTTTTATCCTCCTTTTAGGTGTTTTTCTTgattctcttttcctttttggggtattaaatttcttatattGCTATTTAATTTAGTATCTTTCACATTTAGCCGCAAAATGCATTTTATAAACAAGTTCTACAGAGAAGTAAACCTTGCTTATTTGGTAACATAACTAAATTATATTGCTGttaaataaagatttttttttttttaaaaaaaaagaacatcttTTGGAGTGTTCTGATTTctgaatgaattaaaattttgtcaGTTATATTTGATGAGAGTCATGAAAAAGTaggaatttatattttaaattgtaactTTTGTAATTTATGctattttggtatatatatttttttgaactttGGTGTCATTTTTAAGATAGATAGAACGTTTCTATTATTTCtggttaatttctttttaatatagttTCTTTCAAATGTAATTAATAGAATATTAGAATATTTGATAGAACTTGAAAcgattcaattttaacaaatttaaagACCTAAAATTATTCACTAGTATATTTAAGCAACTACTTTTAACCTTTATTTGGAATCCAAACAAAgtacaataataattttctaagaACTTCTTTTATTCCAAAACAGTCAGCAAAACGCAAATTGCTCTTCAAATAGATAACTTTAAGAAAaacttttcagaaaatattcttgaaaaaaacTTTAGCAGGAATATATGTGCAAAAAAGTCCTTAGAAATATCCATATATAccaaaagaattacaaaaacTCCATAGCATCGAGTCATCAATTATATacctttcaaaatataaatatgccCCCATATATTAAATCTTAATTATACTTAAAAATTTTTTACATGACTCTTAGCTTGGCTACGGTGAACAACTATACTCTCCAATTTTAAATGTGCACAACTAAACACATTAAACTTATATAATAGACAAACATATTTTACATGACATAATATAAATAAGACATCACGTAAAGtatcatacatttttttatttaattttatataaatttaaattctacTTAAATACATTccaaattaaatatcataattatcCATTAACGCTTAATTTTAAAACTCATCAACCTAACACATATCCACCAAATCAGTAGTGGGCCCTAGGGAAACGCAAGTGGATTCactccaaaatatttttgaaaatttagacTCCGTCAATAAACTGAATTAGGTAGGTTGATGTCAGATACAATAATTCATGTATGATTAATGGAGTATCAATATTAACAAAGTGATTGGTTGACATAATAATAAAGCAAAGAAAGTTACTTCAAACACACGTTAGGAGCAAATAGTTGGTGAATGGAAATGGACAAATAGTTACTATAtgtggaaaaaaaataactGGAGAAATGATCCAATCAAAAGCACAAACTTAACATATATGCCACATAAAAACGTACTCTGCTCAATTGACTATCAacaatttcataactcatagtataatcctaaaataaatttaacggtgaaaatttaatttatcttttttctattaatcCATTGTCAAACAAATAAACCCCAAAACAATAGAAAGAACGAGtaagaagtaaaaataaaaaataaaaagaaaagaggacaattttctttttatagtttGAATAAATCACATGTATCACCTGTGACTCGCATCACGACTATTAACACTACCATTACCGGCTTCACGCGCCAAAGTTTCAGTAACAGAAGCTAATTTCTGAAGGTTCAATTTCACAACTGTATCAGCGAAAAGGCGTGTATCTTCCTCCGTATTCCCTTCCGGTACATCTACAACATACGATTCCAAAACAACCGTCCAGATCTCTCCGTCGCGTTCGAATCCATGCACCGTCGTAACTGAACGGTAATTCCTCAACCGGTGTTCTCCGCCAATGATACTAAATCCGGTGACGTGCCGGTCATCGTCCAATATATCTAACCGTTCGGTACTGGTAGCGGCCGGCAAGCCGGAGATGACGGTGACGTCACGGGTGGATCCGACGGTCATACGGAAGTCTTCACCTACCGAACAGCTTTTAATGAAGTGCTTGTACGTTTGTGGCTTGTCGAACCGGCGGACGACGGTCCAGACGGTTTCGACAGGCGCGTGGATTCGCTGCGCGAGTAGGGAAGAGCATTGGCCCGGGTTGATTCTGTAGGAGTGAAACTCAGCGATAGATGAGCTTAGCTCTTGGAATTCTTCCGGAGTTAAACCGGGTGGAACCGTTAAGTGGTGAGTTGTAATTGTTGATAGAGAGGAACCGGTTTCGGAACCCGGTTCCGATCGTTGATGAACCGGGTTATCTAATGACGTTTCCGGTTTATTATCCATTGaagaaatagagagagaaaggagATTGAAGAAATGGAGATGGAGAAAGCGAgagattttatttgtttatatatatccGTAACATAATGGGAAAGAAAAGGGCAAAATAGgaaaattcaagtttttaaaaatatttaaaatatatatgaataaattatataagtgaacacacataatttttttatttttaatatataagcCTAAGctacattatatatatttatttaactttatacgAACGATTAATGTGAAAGTTCTATTAATGGTGGTCACATTGTGCAGGGAATATCTAGTGTAGTCTAATGTGATAACCTCAAGTGAGAGTtgtactattttttattataaatactaaTTGTGGGGTGGAAGAAAATTTgtcacataaaaaattaaaaaaaataatgaaaagccATGTGGGTTCCTGCCCATTCTGTCTGAAACAAATTGATTGCCAGCTCAGCCAGCTGCCCAGAattcattctcttctttttttgttcaatttaattttttcataagtcAATCGCATTAATTATCTtactttacttattttagttatttgcttgtttctgttttatttttagaaaaaaaaaagacatttgaAAATTGACTTCaaataatatacttttaattatttatctattttttttataataataattcataattatttgTCATACTTTTacgaattaaaaagaaatattttaccGATTATACTATCTATTAATATCCTTTTCACTTTAGGATATAATAAAAATGCACTTCTTCTACTATTGATCATACAGGGGTCGTTTAGGCAGTTGGTTAAACTTAGGTTAGTGTAATTAATAAGAAGATTGGTTATAAGAAAGTGTATGCATCATTTATGTCGATATTAATTATATAgagtttaattatttatgtcttagttatcttaatatatatatatatatatatatatatatatatatataaacatattaattttctaaataataaattaaacatcatattaattttatatttttctgcTAACTACCTCCAAAAACTACCAAATaggatatattatatataaaatttaataatcatataactCACCTTCAAATCAACTATTGAACATATCGCCCctatttcataaaataacttttaaaatacgTATGTTTATTGATCGCCTTTTATTTGAGGGCAAATGTATTATTATTACGTTGGTGTGTGTTCAATCGAACACATAATTTTCAATGTAGAGTGTCacactcttttttttctctcaaatttattttttgatttttttatttgtttcaaaagaaaaagagtttttccaattaaagtgacattttgaaaatgGATAATTATTAtacagagtcgccacttggatttgagttttggtgttccaagtcaccttatttgaatccctaatcaaaaggaaatttaactctattttattggtctgcgaacTAGAAATTCGGATAAGCAATTCTGTTGAttgaggggaaggtgttaggcacccctcgagtcccgtggttctagcacagtcgctttattgactttagtatgacttaacttaatttttggacattatattatttatcttaataataaaaatatatatattttttttactttattctctcgtttattttaaaccttttaaaaatcgtcttatttattttaaatctattgaaaattattttattattttttgtgtgtgtccattaattcaaaatttgaaacattcatatttattatttatttatttattttgcttttacattttttacatatattttttatgttattatgggGATGAATTTATATAGGTATTTTATAGTTAGAAAAAATTTAGAGTTCGagttaatttagaattttttatttatttattttttaatttaacaatagaaagatgaaattttatgagatttgaaattagttttaaaatcacaaagattctAAATAGATTAGgactatgtttattttttaagaaaggttttaacttctttttttaatgcACGTAACAATTTTAACATtctgactctttttttttttacgtttttttctgttttttttttaatttattttttacgtttttttttctattttttttctctacacgttttgtttgatttgaaattttataattttttttgttttctgtaaaatttgtttctcttatttttttaattttaattttatcataatttttatttttatttttattattattttaaagattttgtcttcttctcctcttttttttaaataatttttgttactctttttttaacgttcttttttttttctttcatcatttttttttaatttcttgttttatatttctttttcattctgtttctttcttcttcttcttcttcttcttttttttaattttaaaattatttttttttagatttttatatatttgctttttgttttgttttgttttctgtaattctatttctctctctctctctttttttcattttttcacgtttcttctcttttcttttttggttatttttgatTCTgttcccttttttaaaaaaaacaaaatatctgttattttttttgttgttttctttatgttttaggctttcttgtttttagtttttattttttattcttttgtctctttatacaatttctcaaaaaaaattataattattaatagtaattatcattattttatcatgaaTTTCTAGATGAAATTACAATTCTacttagattaaaaaaaataatttactaattatttatatatcataatctaacaagtttataaattttattttatttattttttagtgaaaaattaggCTCCAGAAAAACATTAGCTATTAAATATCagaaaataaattctaatataaattGCATCTAAAAAAGAATAACAGACACTAATAATAATGCAAAATATTGTTGAGATAAGGatggatataaaataaataaataataataatagaaaataaaaagaaaaagagtgaaATGAACTTACAAAGAgagagacaagaaaaagaaaaaaataaaaaataaatgggatgagattttttagtaaataagttaggaagttgaagatttaaaataaataccataaattcataatttttatcattaaagtaatttacacaatttatttattttttgtttatattaaatataaccctttttttaaaaattggtgtttgactctttatattttgataaaaaataagtgttaacataaagtataaatttatatataaattatattacatttcaACGTGaatctataattttaaattttaataaatttaatattaaaaatctcaaaatttaaatctataaaattttaatcttgAAACTGTCGCAAAGTAaattttgtatgttttcttttatcatgtAATCACCTACATATAGAGTCTGCCAAACTCATTCACTATGCTACTTTctgttaa contains these protein-coding regions:
- the LOC101268417 gene encoding abscisic acid receptor PYR1 → MDNKPETSLDNPVHQRSEPGSETGSSLSTITTHHLTVPPGLTPEEFQELSSSIAEFHSYRINPGQCSSLLAQRIHAPVETVWTVVRRFDKPQTYKHFIKSCSVGEDFRMTVGSTRDVTVISGLPAATSTERLDILDDDRHVTGFSIIGGEHRLRNYRSVTTVHGFERDGEIWTVVLESYVVDVPEGNTEEDTRLFADTVVKLNLQKLASVTETLAREAGNGSVNSRDASHR